The following proteins are co-located in the Synechococcus sp. PROS-U-1 genome:
- a CDS encoding DUF1825 family protein: MAFFDSDIVQDEAKRLFSDYQQLMQLGSEYGKFDREGKKKFIETMEELMGRYRVFMKRFELSEDFQAKLTVEQLRTQLSQFGITPEQMFEQMNSTLERMKAQIEQPPST, encoded by the coding sequence ATGGCCTTCTTCGATTCCGACATCGTTCAGGACGAAGCCAAGCGCCTGTTCAGCGATTACCAGCAGCTGATGCAGCTGGGCAGTGAGTACGGCAAGTTCGACCGCGAGGGCAAAAAGAAGTTCATCGAGACGATGGAAGAGCTGATGGGCCGCTATCGGGTGTTCATGAAGCGATTTGAGCTCTCGGAGGATTTCCAGGCCAAGCTCACCGTGGAGCAGTTGCGCACCCAGCTCAGCCAGTTCGGGATCACTCCCGAGCAGATGTTCGAGCAGATGAATTCCACCCTTGAGCGGATGAAGGCCCAGATCGAGCAGCCCCCGTCGACTTGA
- a CDS encoding sulfotransferase family 2 domain-containing protein gives MLYSAKYNFIYSKSVKAASTSAEAALEYLIRGEIGPHYTDSMVYPDGSRIGRRGRSNAKNDPHFNTPAFIKHHATLKKIKDLIGADAFHAATKISSIRNPYDRCVSAFHFKGKKDLAECLRLKEEGGLAELKQQFAEFLSEDNYDGKGHFCFRSEMVIDEFIRMEDFANDLFMVLDALKVPVDVSTHIISSVPEFKKTDRSSSSLQLCDYYSAPTLELVNRRFADWFVWGNYKRCQSVNDLA, from the coding sequence GTGCTTTATTCCGCTAAATATAATTTCATTTACTCAAAGTCTGTGAAGGCTGCATCAACGTCTGCTGAAGCGGCGCTTGAGTATCTTATCAGGGGCGAAATTGGTCCGCACTATACGGATTCAATGGTTTATCCCGACGGATCAAGGATTGGGCGTCGGGGAAGAAGTAATGCCAAGAATGATCCGCATTTTAATACGCCTGCTTTCATCAAGCATCACGCGACGCTCAAGAAGATCAAGGATTTGATCGGTGCCGATGCGTTTCATGCAGCCACCAAGATATCCAGCATCCGCAATCCCTATGATCGGTGCGTCTCTGCATTTCACTTCAAAGGCAAAAAGGATCTTGCGGAGTGCCTTCGCTTGAAGGAAGAGGGCGGGTTGGCTGAATTGAAGCAACAATTCGCCGAATTTCTGTCAGAAGATAACTATGACGGCAAAGGCCATTTTTGTTTTCGATCGGAGATGGTGATCGATGAGTTCATTAGGATGGAAGATTTTGCTAATGATCTTTTTATGGTTTTGGATGCGTTGAAGGTGCCGGTCGATGTTTCAACACACATCATTTCCAGCGTGCCTGAATTCAAGAAAACCGATCGTTCGTCATCGAGCCTTCAACTTTGCGATTATTACTCCGCGCCAACGCTTGAGCTTGTCAACCGTCGCTTCGCCGATTGGTTCGTTTGGGGAAATTACAAGCGCTGCCAGTCCGTCAATGATTTGGCCTGA
- a CDS encoding sulfotransferase, giving the protein MNPNIVYFPFGREAKLQQFIKQVELKPASYHPTEASTTIIFGVARGGTTMAARVVSSLGIDLAEGSNINFEDEEFNLQKLGLHPKRDEQQLTSHLLNRMEQRNNQHSRWGWKYPNAAAYLPLILERVRNPRLICILRDPLASSSRELRADAVNQRGNEERRLRQAIRAIETNIALVHQTDAPTLMVSYEKAIQSPAPFVRALALFLGIDTTPEAIAAALAQIKPGGYLQA; this is encoded by the coding sequence ATGAATCCAAACATCGTTTATTTCCCGTTCGGCCGCGAAGCCAAACTTCAGCAGTTCATCAAACAGGTCGAGCTCAAGCCAGCCTCTTACCACCCCACAGAGGCCTCCACCACAATCATCTTCGGTGTGGCCCGGGGCGGCACCACCATGGCGGCACGGGTGGTTAGCAGCCTGGGGATTGACCTGGCCGAGGGCAGCAACATCAATTTCGAAGATGAAGAGTTCAACCTGCAGAAGCTCGGGCTCCATCCCAAAAGGGATGAACAACAGCTCACCTCCCATCTGCTGAACCGGATGGAGCAGCGCAACAACCAGCACAGCCGCTGGGGGTGGAAGTATCCCAATGCGGCGGCCTACCTGCCGTTGATCCTCGAGCGTGTACGCAACCCCCGTCTCATCTGCATCCTTCGCGATCCCCTGGCGTCGTCTTCGCGAGAGCTTCGCGCCGACGCCGTCAACCAACGGGGCAACGAAGAACGGCGGCTGCGGCAGGCGATTCGTGCCATCGAAACCAACATCGCCCTGGTCCATCAGACCGATGCCCCCACCCTGATGGTCAGTTACGAGAAAGCGATCCAGAGCCCCGCCCCGTTTGTGCGCGCACTGGCGCTGTTCCTGGGGATCGACACCACACCCGAGGCCATCGCAGCGGCCCTGGCCCAGATCAAACCCGGGGGCTATCTCCAGGCCTAA
- a CDS encoding response regulator transcription factor — MRELPQRHRPLLEGRRLVVASADRIMISGLLHSLDGIGSIVGAASTEAEALACLSSTAADLLICSDRLERGSGPSLVAAAKARQPSLRCLMLIQRPLLSTIRAAAAADCDGLCSHERIGNGGLLSVLRAMESDGSHMDPVISGVAHHDRGSAGGGHPLSDVLSLREEDVLRGLCKGLSNQEIADQLHISIETTKHCITALLRKLNAKNRTQAVLMAFQHNLVDPPMPIPRWTP; from the coding sequence ATGCGTGAGCTTCCCCAGCGACACCGCCCCCTGCTGGAAGGGCGTCGCCTGGTCGTCGCCTCCGCCGATCGGATCATGATCAGCGGACTCCTACACAGCCTCGATGGCATCGGCTCCATCGTGGGCGCCGCCAGCACCGAGGCGGAAGCACTGGCCTGTCTCAGCAGCACGGCAGCCGATCTGCTGATTTGCAGTGATCGGCTCGAACGCGGCAGCGGCCCCTCCCTGGTGGCAGCAGCCAAGGCTCGCCAGCCCTCGCTGCGCTGCCTGATGCTGATTCAACGGCCTTTGCTCAGCACCATTCGCGCGGCTGCAGCGGCCGATTGCGATGGTCTCTGCAGCCATGAGCGCATCGGCAACGGCGGTTTGCTCAGCGTTCTGCGCGCCATGGAAAGCGATGGCAGCCACATGGACCCGGTGATTTCCGGCGTGGCCCATCACGACCGCGGCTCTGCTGGAGGCGGCCATCCCCTCAGCGACGTGCTGAGCCTGCGGGAAGAGGACGTGCTGCGGGGTCTTTGCAAAGGCCTCAGCAATCAGGAGATTGCCGATCAACTGCACATCTCCATCGAAACCACCAAGCACTGCATCACCGCGCTGCTGCGCAAACTGAATGCGAAGAACCGCACTCAGGCCGTGCTGATGGCCTTTCAGCACAACCTGGTAGACCCACCAATGCCGATCCCCCGCTGGACCCCCTAG
- a CDS encoding GIY-YIG nuclease family protein → MQGNLFSTGALAFSNGPDLPLQREQLLAWQQRLHDHQAPLFRGETAHTAQGDLFGSTPDDAAAALDPLTLTPLAMSFWRWPEPSHRGAAIYLVMDRPAQLEQPLLLYVGETLAAERRWKGDHDCKAYLAAYGEALQRCDLSAQLSIRFSSDVPRATRARRSLEQQLIQRWWPPFNKETRQRWATPFTADP, encoded by the coding sequence ATGCAGGGGAATCTCTTCTCCACCGGTGCGCTGGCCTTCAGCAACGGGCCTGACCTACCGCTGCAACGGGAGCAGCTGCTCGCCTGGCAACAGCGCCTGCATGACCACCAGGCACCGCTGTTCCGCGGGGAAACAGCACACACCGCCCAGGGGGATCTGTTCGGTTCCACCCCCGATGACGCTGCCGCAGCGCTGGATCCCTTGACGCTGACTCCCCTGGCGATGAGTTTCTGGCGCTGGCCGGAACCCTCCCATCGCGGTGCGGCGATCTACCTGGTGATGGACCGACCGGCCCAGCTGGAGCAGCCGCTTCTGCTTTATGTGGGCGAAACCCTTGCAGCCGAGCGCCGCTGGAAGGGCGATCACGATTGCAAGGCTTACCTCGCCGCCTACGGCGAAGCCCTGCAGCGCTGTGACCTCAGCGCCCAGCTGAGCATTCGCTTCAGCTCCGATGTGCCCCGGGCCACCCGCGCACGCCGAAGCCTCGAACAACAACTGATCCAACGCTGGTGGCCGCCCTTCAACAAGGAAACCCGTCAACGCTGGGCCACCCCCTTCACGGCAGATCCATGA
- a CDS encoding leucyl aminopeptidase → MRFSLSSSGLQEWNGDVLAVGLPQGDANDTATALEQRFAGITETLKQQEFKGKPGDQLVITPLGAGLQRLVVLGLGDTDAIDTDSLRGAAARAAKAAIGCEGSLGLLLPWAGTDAAEAARISAEAVRLCLYKDQRFRKDADPRRIPEALDLIGLDPAAVSGFAAVNATCAGVELARELVAAPPNVVTPAALAETAAGIASDHGLELKVLERSDCEAKGMGAFLAVSQGSDLPPKFIHLIYRPAGEVKRRIALVGKGLTFDSGGYNLKVGAAQIDMMKFDMGGSAAVLGAMRSIAELKPSDVEVHMVVASCENMVNGSAVHPGDIVTAANGMTIEINNTDAEGRLTLADALLYACEQEPDAVVDLATLTGACVIALGDEMAGLWSNNDDLAEALDAAAQTGGEGLWRMPLRQSYKDGLKSLLADMKNTGPRPGGSITAALFLKEFVAKDTAWAHIDIAGPVWSDKGKGVNPAGATGYGVRTLVNWVLAQS, encoded by the coding sequence ATGCGCTTCTCCCTGTCTTCCTCAGGCCTGCAGGAGTGGAACGGCGATGTGCTGGCGGTTGGGCTGCCCCAAGGCGATGCCAATGACACCGCAACGGCCTTGGAACAGCGCTTTGCAGGGATCACCGAAACCCTGAAGCAACAGGAGTTCAAGGGGAAGCCAGGTGACCAGCTGGTGATCACACCGCTGGGTGCGGGTCTGCAGCGCCTGGTGGTGCTGGGCTTGGGCGACACCGATGCGATCGATACCGACAGCCTGCGCGGCGCCGCAGCGCGGGCGGCCAAGGCAGCGATCGGCTGTGAGGGCAGCCTCGGCCTGCTGTTGCCCTGGGCCGGAACAGATGCAGCCGAGGCAGCTCGCATCAGTGCTGAAGCCGTACGGCTCTGCCTCTACAAAGACCAGCGCTTCCGCAAGGACGCCGACCCGCGCCGGATCCCCGAAGCCCTAGACCTGATCGGCCTCGACCCCGCCGCCGTCAGCGGCTTTGCCGCGGTCAACGCCACCTGCGCCGGCGTGGAGCTGGCCCGGGAACTGGTGGCCGCCCCCCCGAATGTGGTCACCCCCGCTGCCCTGGCGGAGACGGCCGCCGGCATCGCCAGCGACCACGGCCTTGAGCTCAAGGTGCTCGAGCGCAGCGATTGCGAAGCCAAGGGCATGGGTGCCTTCCTGGCTGTGAGCCAGGGCTCGGATCTGCCGCCCAAGTTCATTCACTTGATCTACCGCCCCGCGGGCGAGGTGAAGCGCCGCATTGCCCTGGTGGGCAAGGGCCTCACCTTCGACTCCGGCGGTTACAACCTCAAGGTGGGTGCGGCCCAGATCGACATGATGAAGTTCGACATGGGTGGCAGCGCCGCCGTGCTGGGCGCCATGCGCAGCATCGCTGAACTCAAGCCGAGCGATGTTGAGGTGCACATGGTGGTGGCCTCCTGCGAAAACATGGTGAACGGCTCTGCCGTTCACCCCGGCGACATCGTCACAGCAGCCAACGGCATGACGATCGAGATCAACAACACCGATGCCGAGGGCCGCCTCACCCTCGCCGATGCCCTGCTCTACGCCTGTGAGCAAGAGCCCGATGCAGTGGTAGACCTAGCCACCCTCACCGGCGCCTGCGTCATTGCCCTGGGTGATGAAATGGCCGGTTTGTGGTCCAACAACGACGACCTGGCGGAGGCTCTTGATGCCGCTGCCCAGACGGGCGGTGAAGGCCTCTGGCGCATGCCGCTGCGGCAGTCGTACAAGGACGGACTGAAGTCGTTGCTGGCCGACATGAAGAACACTGGCCCGCGGCCAGGGGGCTCGATTACGGCCGCCCTGTTCCTCAAGGAATTCGTGGCCAAGGACACCGCATGGGCCCACATCGACATCGCCGGTCCGGTCTGGAGCGACAAAGGCAAAGGCGTCAATCCCGCTGGGGCAACAGGCTACGGGGTGCGCACCCTGGTGAACTGGGTGCTGGCGCAGTCATGA
- the msrA gene encoding peptide-methionine (S)-S-oxide reductase MsrA, whose protein sequence is MKRTLLLLVTCLMLLCWPQSAVAELETAVFAGGCFWCLEHDLEDLPGVSDAVSGYSGGHVERPTYRQVSSETTGHQEAVQVRFDPEQISYAELLRSYWRNVDPLDGGGQFCDRGDSYRPVIFTASAAQAHAAEASAEAAARELSQPRSALKVELREAARFWPAEGYHQNYAENNAVKYNFYRFSCGRDRRLDAVWGDQARTGKSWR, encoded by the coding sequence ATGAAACGAACGCTGCTGCTCCTGGTCACCTGCCTGATGCTGCTTTGCTGGCCTCAAAGCGCCGTGGCTGAGCTGGAGACGGCGGTTTTTGCCGGTGGTTGTTTCTGGTGTCTGGAGCATGACCTGGAAGATCTGCCCGGAGTGAGTGATGCCGTGAGCGGCTACAGCGGCGGGCATGTGGAACGCCCCACGTATCGGCAGGTGAGTAGCGAGACCACGGGGCATCAAGAAGCGGTGCAGGTGCGTTTTGATCCCGAGCAGATCAGTTACGCCGAGTTGCTGCGCAGCTACTGGCGGAATGTGGATCCCCTCGATGGGGGCGGGCAGTTCTGTGACCGCGGCGATTCCTACCGGCCGGTGATTTTCACGGCTTCAGCGGCCCAGGCCCATGCCGCTGAAGCCAGTGCTGAAGCGGCGGCTCGCGAGCTCTCGCAACCGCGTTCCGCGCTGAAAGTGGAGCTCCGGGAGGCGGCTCGGTTTTGGCCTGCCGAGGGCTACCACCAGAACTACGCAGAGAACAATGCCGTCAAATACAACTTCTATCGGTTCAGTTGCGGTCGCGATCGTCGCTTGGATGCGGTTTGGGGTGATCAGGCGCGCACTGGTAAGTCATGGCGTTAA
- the lpxB gene encoding lipid-A-disaccharide synthase, with protein MVRLLISTGEVSGDLQGSLLIRALRSEAERRGLELEVLALGGPRMEAAGAALIADTAPMGAIGLWEAVPLILPTLRLQARVDALLEERPLDGVVLIDYVGANVRLGTRLRRQRPHLPITYYIAPQEWAWRFGDGSTTRLLEFTDKILAIFPAEAEFYAARGADVSWVGHPLLDSFQNLPDRASSRRQLGLDPEAPVLLLLPASRPQELRYLMPPLAQAAALLQQRHPDLQVLLPAGLEQFEQPLAAALEEAGVSNYRVIPAAEADGLKTTLCAAADLALGKSGTVNLELALQGVPQVVGYRVSRLTAWVARHVLRFQVDHISPVNLLLKQRLVPELLQDELTAEALVERALPLLSATPERTAMLEGYERLRATLGAPGVTGRAAKAIFDQVI; from the coding sequence ATGGTGCGGCTGCTGATCAGCACCGGGGAAGTGTCCGGTGATCTGCAGGGCAGCCTGTTGATTCGGGCTCTGAGGTCGGAGGCGGAACGGCGTGGACTGGAGCTCGAGGTGCTGGCCCTCGGCGGACCGCGCATGGAGGCGGCGGGTGCTGCGTTGATCGCTGATACCGCGCCGATGGGGGCGATCGGTCTGTGGGAGGCCGTCCCGTTGATTCTTCCCACGCTGCGTCTGCAGGCTCGGGTGGATGCGTTGCTGGAGGAACGGCCCCTCGATGGGGTGGTGCTGATCGACTATGTCGGTGCCAATGTGCGGCTGGGAACACGGCTGAGGCGGCAGCGGCCCCACCTTCCGATCACGTATTACATCGCCCCCCAGGAGTGGGCCTGGCGCTTTGGTGATGGAAGTACCACCCGTCTGCTGGAGTTCACCGACAAGATCCTGGCGATTTTCCCGGCGGAGGCCGAGTTCTATGCCGCCCGCGGTGCGGACGTGAGCTGGGTGGGCCATCCATTGCTGGACAGCTTCCAGAACTTGCCCGACCGTGCCAGCTCGCGCCGCCAGCTGGGATTGGATCCTGAGGCGCCGGTGCTGTTGTTGCTGCCGGCATCCCGGCCCCAGGAGTTGCGTTACCTGATGCCACCGTTGGCCCAGGCGGCGGCGCTTCTGCAGCAGCGCCACCCTGATCTTCAGGTGTTGCTTCCCGCTGGGCTCGAGCAGTTCGAACAGCCCCTGGCAGCTGCCCTTGAGGAGGCCGGCGTGAGCAACTACCGGGTGATTCCTGCCGCTGAAGCGGATGGGCTCAAGACCACCCTTTGTGCGGCGGCGGATCTCGCCCTAGGGAAATCCGGCACGGTGAATCTGGAACTGGCGTTGCAGGGGGTGCCGCAGGTGGTGGGGTATCGCGTGAGCCGACTGACCGCCTGGGTTGCTCGCCATGTTCTGCGGTTCCAGGTGGACCACATCTCGCCGGTGAATCTGTTGCTCAAGCAGCGGTTGGTGCCTGAGCTGCTGCAGGATGAACTCACCGCTGAAGCCCTGGTGGAGAGAGCTCTACCCCTGTTGTCCGCTACACCGGAACGCACGGCCATGCTGGAGGGATATGAGCGGCTGCGCGCCACCTTGGGCGCTCCCGGGGTGACTGGCCGGGCTGCCAAGGCCATTTTTGATCAAGTGATCTGA
- the lpxA gene encoding acyl-ACP--UDP-N-acetylglucosamine O-acyltransferase, whose amino-acid sequence MSQQTASKQIHPTAVVDPKAELASGVVIGPGAVVGPRVVIGENTWIGPHAVLDGRLTLGRDNKVFPGACLGLPPQDLKYRGAETDVVIGDGNTLRECVTINRATEEGEVTRIGNGNLLMAYCHLGHNCELGNNIVMSNAIQVAGHVVIEDRAVIGGCLGIHQFVHIGGMAMVGGMTRVDRDVPPYCLVEGHPGRVRGLNRVGLRRSGMAGNHDGAELKQLQEIWTLMYRSDLVIADALQQARTQTLLPAAEHFCRFLEASIAQGRRGPMPVQGR is encoded by the coding sequence ATGTCGCAGCAAACGGCGTCAAAGCAGATCCACCCCACGGCTGTGGTGGACCCAAAGGCCGAGCTGGCTTCAGGTGTTGTGATCGGCCCTGGTGCGGTGGTCGGTCCCCGGGTGGTGATTGGAGAAAACACCTGGATCGGTCCCCACGCCGTGCTGGATGGTCGGTTGACCCTCGGGCGTGACAACAAGGTGTTTCCTGGCGCGTGCCTTGGTCTGCCGCCGCAGGATCTCAAGTATCGGGGTGCCGAGACCGATGTGGTGATCGGCGATGGAAACACGCTGCGGGAATGCGTGACGATCAACCGCGCCACCGAAGAGGGCGAGGTGACCCGGATCGGCAACGGCAACCTCTTGATGGCTTATTGCCATCTGGGCCACAACTGTGAACTGGGCAACAACATCGTGATGTCCAATGCCATTCAGGTGGCGGGCCATGTGGTGATCGAAGACCGTGCCGTGATCGGTGGCTGTCTTGGCATTCACCAGTTCGTCCATATCGGTGGAATGGCGATGGTGGGGGGGATGACCCGCGTGGATCGGGATGTTCCGCCGTATTGCCTGGTGGAAGGTCATCCGGGCCGTGTGCGGGGTCTGAACCGGGTGGGCCTGCGTCGCAGTGGCATGGCTGGCAATCACGACGGCGCTGAACTCAAGCAGCTGCAGGAGATCTGGACCCTGATGTATCGCTCTGATCTGGTGATTGCCGATGCGCTCCAGCAGGCCCGCACCCAGACGTTGCTGCCAGCCGCCGAGCACTTCTGCCGGTTCCTCGAAGCTTCCATCGCTCAGGGCCGACGGGGTCCGATGCCGGTGCAGGGCCGCTGA
- the fabZ gene encoding 3-hydroxyacyl-ACP dehydratase FabZ translates to MTESTTPDVVLTSEQIAGLLPHRYPFALVDRVIAHEPGVSATAIKNVTMNEPQFQGHFPGRPLMPGVLIVEAMAQVGGLIVTQMPDLPKGLFVFAGIDGVRFRRPVVPGDQLVIHCELLSLKRKRFGKVKAEATVEGDLVCSGELMFSLVD, encoded by the coding sequence GTGACTGAATCCACCACCCCAGACGTCGTGCTCACCAGCGAACAGATCGCTGGTTTGCTCCCGCATCGTTATCCCTTCGCTTTGGTGGACCGGGTCATTGCCCACGAGCCCGGTGTCTCGGCCACGGCGATCAAAAACGTGACCATGAATGAGCCCCAGTTTCAGGGGCATTTCCCAGGCCGCCCGCTGATGCCTGGGGTGCTGATTGTGGAGGCAATGGCGCAGGTGGGTGGGCTGATCGTCACCCAGATGCCCGATCTGCCGAAGGGTTTGTTCGTTTTTGCCGGCATTGACGGGGTACGCTTCCGGCGCCCTGTGGTTCCTGGAGATCAGCTGGTGATCCACTGTGAACTGCTCAGCCTTAAGCGCAAACGCTTTGGCAAGGTCAAGGCGGAAGCCACCGTGGAGGGAGATCTGGTCTGCTCCGGTGAGCTGATGTTCTCCCTGGTGGACTGA
- the lpxC gene encoding UDP-3-O-acyl-N-acetylglucosamine deacetylase codes for MTSWPQDYTAAWTLAADTSRSGVGLHSGAEATVQLRPTDQPGFQMCLPGMKQPIQLRPDQVRDSQLCTTLDLGPSKVATVEHLLAALAGCGLSHVEIVLTGHEVPLLDGSALGWVDAIATAGLAPAATPRLAPPRLNEPLLRSRGSSVITATPSDRFGVVGIIDFPQAAIGRQQFALELTPQRFVDEIAPARTFGFREQVEQLRAAGLIQGGALDNALVCDGDQWMNPPLRFEDEPVRHKLLDLIGDLALVGFPQAQVLVYKGSHGLHTDLAAAL; via the coding sequence GTGACCAGCTGGCCTCAGGATTACACCGCTGCCTGGACACTGGCAGCGGATACATCTCGCTCAGGCGTCGGCCTCCACAGTGGGGCTGAGGCCACGGTGCAGCTTCGGCCAACGGATCAGCCGGGGTTCCAGATGTGCCTGCCCGGAATGAAGCAACCGATCCAGCTTCGGCCGGATCAGGTGCGTGACAGCCAGTTGTGCACCACCCTGGATCTGGGCCCTAGCAAGGTGGCCACGGTTGAGCATCTGCTGGCGGCCCTGGCGGGTTGCGGACTCAGTCACGTGGAGATCGTGCTCACTGGTCATGAAGTGCCCCTGCTGGATGGCTCAGCGCTCGGCTGGGTGGATGCCATCGCTACGGCTGGTTTGGCCCCTGCAGCGACGCCCCGGCTGGCTCCACCGCGGCTGAACGAGCCGCTGCTGCGGAGCCGCGGGAGCAGCGTGATCACAGCCACTCCGTCGGACCGCTTCGGTGTGGTGGGCATCATCGATTTCCCGCAAGCGGCGATTGGCCGTCAGCAGTTCGCGCTTGAACTCACGCCCCAGCGGTTTGTCGATGAAATTGCTCCGGCACGCACGTTCGGCTTTCGGGAGCAGGTGGAGCAACTGCGCGCCGCCGGTTTGATCCAGGGCGGGGCGCTGGACAACGCCCTTGTTTGTGACGGTGATCAGTGGATGAATCCGCCGCTGCGCTTCGAAGATGAACCGGTGCGCCATAAGCTCTTGGACCTAATCGGCGACCTGGCACTCGTCGGTTTTCCCCAGGCACAGGTTCTTGTGTACAAGGGATCCCATGGTCTTCACACCGATCTCGCAGCCGCTTTGTGA